The genomic DNA CATCCAACTGGTTTAACAGCTCCAACATTGTTCTTTGCACTTCTCTGTCACCGGACTTTTCAGAGTCGAAACGTTTTGTACCAATGGCATCAAGCTCGTCGATGAAAATAATAGTGGGCGCTTTCTCCTTTGCCAGCGCAAAAGCGTCACGAACCAGCTTGGATCCCTCACCGATGAACATTTGGACAAGCTGAGGCGCCgcaagtttcaagaaagttgcATTTGTTTGGGCAGCGCATGCTCTTGCCAGCAGCGTCTTACCGGTACCTGGAGGGCCATACATCAATGCACCTTTTGGTGCCTTGATTCCCATGTTTGTGAATTTCTCTGCTTGTTTGAGAGGGAGCACAATGGCTTCAAccagctcttcgatttGCTTGTCCAAGCCGCCGACGTCCGAATACGTTTCAGTAGGCTTCTCGTCAACCTCCATTGCTTTTACACGCGAATCGAATTCTGAAGGAAGTGTGTCCAGCACAAGGTAGGAGTCTTTGTTGACGCCGACGAGATCGTTAGGTTTTAGTTTATCGGGGTCTACGAGACCAACCATGGGTAGGAATACCGTCTGTCTGGAGGAAGTTTTCACCACGGCGGCCTTCCCACTGGCGATATTGTCTAGATTAACGTTCCCGCCTTGTGTCGTAGATTCCCTGTGCTGCTCATCGTCCAGTTCATCCATGTCCATGATTTCCACAACGTTCGATACCAAATAGGGCAGTTGCCTGTTATTCTTGATTTTCTCCTTGTTatccttgatcttctccAGCATAACGTTGTTCTCATGCGACAGCCGCTG from Lachancea thermotolerans CBS 6340 chromosome F complete sequence includes the following:
- the RPT5 gene encoding proteasome regulatory particle base subunit RPT5 (highly similar to uniprot|P33297 Saccharomyces cerevisiae YOR117W RPT5 One of six ATPases of the 19S regulatory particle of the 26S proteasome involved in the degradation of ubiquitinated substrates recruited to the GAL1-10 promoter region upon induction of transcription) — encoded protein: MATLEELDAQQLPGDDEIDQEILNLPTSELQTRTKLLDNEIRIFRSELQRLSHENNVMLEKIKDNKEKIKNNRQLPYLVSNVVEIMDMDELDDEQHRESTTQGGNVNLDNIASGKAAVVKTSSRQTVFLPMVGLVDPDKLKPNDLVGVNKDSYLVLDTLPSEFDSRVKAMEVDEKPTETYSDVGGLDKQIEELVEAIVLPLKQAEKFTNMGIKAPKGALMYGPPGTGKTLLARACAAQTNATFLKLAAPQLVQMFIGEGSKLVRDAFALAKEKAPTIIFIDELDAIGTKRFDSEKSGDREVQRTMLELLNQLDGFGSDDRVKVLAATNRVDVLDPALLRSGRLDRKIEFPLPSEDSRAQILQIHSRKMTTDDSINWQELARSTDEFNGAQLKAVSVEAGMIALRNGQSQVKHEDFVEAIGEVQARKSKSVSFYA